Genomic window (Tissierellales bacterium):
CCTTTCATATTGTATTAAACTTTGCTATAATTGGTATTGCAGTCTTGTAACGATATGTAGGGGTACATATCTAGGCAGACACAACATAGGGTTAAACGCTTTTAGGGTAAGCGTTTTAAAATTTACGAAAGGTTGGGTTTTAATAATGAACAAAAAAAATAGCATAAGTTTAGTCGACATTCTAATGGTACTTGTCGCTGTAAGTTGGGGTTTTCATCCTATTGCAATTAAATTTGGAATAGAAAATTTGCCTCCTAGTACATTCAATCCATTTAGAATGGTATTAGCAGCCCTTTCAGCCATTTTGATAACCGCAATTTTGGGCGAATTCAAAAAAATAGAATTAGTCGATTGGCCAAAACTCTTATTTGTGAGCATCATAGGTTATTTTTGCTACCAAAATTTCTTCGGACTTGGTTCTGGAAACACTACCTCTGGGAATGTTTCATTCATATTCGCATTGGTTCCAATTTCTATTGCTTTGATTAACTGGATGAGAGGTGCTAAAATATCAACTCAAATGTGGTTTGGCATAGCTATATCAGTTATTGGAGTATTTACATTAATTCTAGGCTCTGGTCAAAGTCTTGACCTCTCTGGGACAAATATGAAAGGAATAGTGTATATCTTTATATCAGTTATATCATTCTCATTATTCACTATTTATTCTAGCGATTTATCAAAAAAATACTCATGCAGTCTGATTTCTTGCTACGCAATATCAATTACATCTTTGATGTTAGTTGCTATATCTTGGAATTCAATAGATTTCGTAGCATTAAAATCGGCAAACTCAGTAGCTTGGTTTGGCGCTGCATTTTCAGGAGTAATAGCCGTTTCAATGGCTAGCTTTCTTTGGACTTGGGGAGCTGAAAAATTAGGTAGTACAAAAGTTTCAGTGTACAACAACCTACCACCAGTATTTACTATGGTTGCAGGCTTCTTCATGTTGGGAGAACGCTTCACTACAATACAAATCATAGGTGCTATAATGATATTTGCAGGTCTTTATGTATCAAATGCACAATTTGGTAATAAACATTCAAAAATTCAATCACATAGCACTAATTCAAAAGCTGCCTAAAATTCCCAGTGCCTAAAAGAGTGGGCTTTCCGCACGGAATTGTAAAATTAGCTTAGTAAATATACAAAAAAATAGAACTTAGAATGGTATTAGAAACCATGCTAAGTTCTATTTTTATATTTTATCATTTTTCTCTAGTTTTTTTCTATATAACCAATACATGAGCATAGCATCTATCGTCCACTGAATTGCCGTAATCCCCCATACATATGTTACTGGCTTTCTAAGATACCATACGAACAATACCATAAGTGGAAGTCTTATAAGCCAGTTACTTATAACAGCTACTATAAATGGAGTTCTTGTATCTCCGGCTCCCTTCAAACTACCTGCAAGTATCATCGATATGGCCATTGGCACTTGCTCTAATGCTGCCAATCTCAAACACATAGCACCAATTTCTATAACTTCTATTTCTTCTTTTTTTATAAATTGTGATATTATAAACTCTGGAAATAATAAAAATAATACCGCACAAATCCCCATCATTACAACGCCCAAGAATACTGAAGTATGAGCATATGATTCAGCTTTTTCCCTATCTCCTTCGCCGACTTTATGACCAACGAGAGTAGTTGCTGCAACTGCAAATCCATACCCAGGCATAAATGAAA
Coding sequences:
- a CDS encoding DMT family transporter; the protein is MNKKNSISLVDILMVLVAVSWGFHPIAIKFGIENLPPSTFNPFRMVLAALSAILITAILGEFKKIELVDWPKLLFVSIIGYFCYQNFFGLGSGNTTSGNVSFIFALVPISIALINWMRGAKISTQMWFGIAISVIGVFTLILGSGQSLDLSGTNMKGIVYIFISVISFSLFTIYSSDLSKKYSCSLISCYAISITSLMLVAISWNSIDFVALKSANSVAWFGAAFSGVIAVSMASFLWTWGAEKLGSTKVSVYNNLPPVFTMVAGFFMLGERFTTIQIIGAIMIFAGLYVSNAQFGNKHSKIQSHSTNSKAA